gattttgggTCCTCTTTGTTTCAGAACCTGGCAAATGCTCAGGTAAGCCACGGGCTCATTGGTTAAATTACGTTACCCtgaaaaaagatttttgcttataCAAAACAAAATTTAAGGATTGTTTCTCGCCAAACCCACAGTATACAGTAagatcacaacacctgaaatatagcTTATGGCACGATTTGCGTGGATTATGACAAAATGCGGAAGGTTTCTTTTTAGAGACCCACCATAATACACTTTCTGCCTCCGCCACTGATTAAATTAATTCTTCAGCgttttaaattactattttattttctgcGGACAACGCTTTTCGGGAATGACGgaggtaagaaatttaagacttgggtaaatgaaatttaagacctaggataaaaatctgggtgtttttaagactttttaaggccttaaatttaacattttgaatttcagactttttaatactttttaagaccccgcgggaaccctgtaACTCTTCAGCTTAAAGATATTGTTGATTTGATTTGTGCTCAGACGATTTCATCAGCACAGGTAGCCTATCTTGACATTCTAATCCAAGAATATTTGGAATCAAGAAAGTCTTTATTTCCTGAGAGTCCACTAAAACCTAAACACCACTTCTTGCGGCACTATCCTGCCCTATTTTTACAATTTGGCCCCCTGATTAGACTGTGGACGATGCGTTTTGAAAGTAAACACAGCTACTTTAAGAGATGTGCTAGGCATttaaaaaacttcaaaaacaTCTGCTTAACCCTATCTGAAAGACATCAAATGTTTCAGGCATATCTTTTAGCTGGACCAGGATGCAGTCAGCTTTTGCAAGTCAAAGACAGTTGCACATTTTACCCCAGCCTTTACAGTGATGCAATTAAACATGCAGTCAGAGAGTTtatgtcatgatttcggtcttattggccgctttgtctttgtttcaccatgtgttgtgttgtgtttatgttttgacagctccacacgtgcgcgccttccacctggtgacctcattatctccgactcttctcaccggcgtcccacacctgatctttattatttgcccatccggtttgatttaaattcccctcgtttcctctgttccttgcaagttcgtctttgtgtgTTCCTGCCCGCTAGCTCTGTCTAGTTCTTGTCGAGTCCAGTTCTTGTTGTGTCTAAGTTTATTCAAGAATATtttcaccgtgctctctgctgcctttgccccgttagattccccgccctgctgtcagtctctcccgatTGGTGTGGCATCAGTCAAGTCTTCGGATACTCTCGGTCAGAGGAAACTCCTAGCGATATCTACACCTTacgctgtccagccgcagtgcgctcatgtgcgcgtaattctgctgaagacgctgacagccgcagtgcgctctagcgcgtaattctgctcttCACCCTGACTGTcgcagtgcgctgtccagcgcgcgtactgctgaagactctgaccgcttctctctctctctctgtgccccgccaggaACTCGTCTATGTTGACGGACTATTGTGGATGTCTTGCAGTCCGGCGGAGTTTTCCCACACCTGAGCCCAACGAGAGGATATCACTCTGTTTCACCTCTCCAGTGTTTCCAGTTCCCCGCACCTTTTCACATGGACACAGAGTGTTTTTCTCTTATACATTTTGCATAATATCTGAAGTCATTGAGTGTTTTTCTCGTATACTTTTCACATTTCATCTGAAGACATTGAGTGTTTGTCTTATATACATACTattaaaaaccctctgctctggGATTCCCCGTGTTGTGTAGTTCCTAACAGTTTAGCTTTTCAGAAATTAATACTTGTGTATCCACAAACATAGTGTATAAAGGTACATCATATGAAAAGGGTAATTTCCTTGTGTCAGGAAATAATGAGACCATTGAATTTGGAGAACGTCTCATTATTTTAATTCAAAATGATGCCACTGTGTACTTTGTGATGGAAATACATAAAGCTGACTATCATTCTGAATACCATCTGTACTCTGTGACAAAACAGATCACCAGGTTGCTTTGTCTTAACATTAATGACTTGGTAGATTTTTATCCATTACCAACATACTTTGTTAATGGCCATCAAGTCATTCCACTGAAACACAGCGTGTTGTTGAAATAGAggagaataaaagtttttgtttacataatatatgtgggtgtagtgtgtataataattatgtataagtacacacacacacacacacacccacagttgcatgtgtatatacatgtttatatttatatataatttatattatatataaatatttataatttaattttttttccttaaaattatacatgtatgtgtgtgtgtatttatatataaataagtattatatacagtacacccacatatattatgtaaacaacaacttttattctgcaaacgataaGTCGCGATCGTTAGGCAGCAATACATACAACTTTTAAAGTATGAAAATATGAGTTTTGAGTAATGagttttattttactattaGATGTACAGACAATACTTAAAAATATCAAACACAttgtttactaaaaaaaaaaaaaaatacagctcTGCTTATATGTACAGTATTCACTGAAAGTCTAATTACTGCTTACTTGATTCCAGAAATGACTGACTCAGAAAAGACATTTCTACACACCACCATCACTGACATCTTGCCTGACCTTCCAGAGGTGACAAAACATATTTTAGAAGAGACCTAGCAGTCTCTTGGTGTGGAGACAAGGGATGACTTTAGGTTTATTGAAGAAGCTGATTTGCTGTCAGCATTGAGGCCAGTTCAAGCCCGCAAAGTCCTTGCTGCTTTGAAACTGAGGTGTAAGTCATGTTTCGCAATACAGAATATAACTAGTGCCCATTGTAACCATAAATCATCTAAAAAGTtggaaatataaattttttaaattatgtttataataatttttGTGTCTTGCAGGTCTGACTCCTGAAAGCAGCAGCTCATCTGGTGATGCCTTGCCAGGGCCTTCAACAAGTTTTTGTTCATTTTCACCCCAAAGTTCACAATCAACCTCTCCCATCAGCTCCCAAAACCCTAATATAGACTGGATGGACACCTTTCTGATTCCATGGGATAAGTTACCAGAGGAACTGATACAAATATTTGAAAGAGGAAACCGACCAAGTCCACGTATGAGAAGAGAGATGGTCCGGGTTGTGGTTCGGGAGATGATACAAAAAAATCGTTGCCCAAGTACGAAGCTTTCTAATGAAGTTGCCAAGAAGATGGTAGCAAAATATCCTAAATCTCTGCAAGACGTAATTGAGGGAGAGGTGGTTGGGCTAGGGTACCACTCTTTGGCTAAGCAGTTGCAGTACAGGATAGAAAATGTGAAACGATGTACAACCCCAAAAATAAGGAAAAGAAAATGTTGCTCTGATGAGTCTGACACCAATGAAATCTCTCCAGAACAGAGAGCCGCAATGCAAGATACTTATGGCTGCATTAACTGGCATTTAAAATTCCTGCCCCTTGGAGAGACCAAAGAGAGCCAGCGAGAAAAGAAAGAACAACTGAAAAGGATGTTTCTGCGAACTGAAACAAATGCAGAGGAGGTCAAGCATCTAATGAAGTTGACTTTCTATACACAGCGTAAACAAGTCAACCAAGGGGAAAATATGAAACATCTCCTCAAAGAGTGGCCATTTTGGTTCAGCGAGCTTGGCATGACAGTCCACTTTAAGGAACTTACTGGAATTGGGCTCATAGAAACTTTCACACGGAATGTGGTTCTGAAGGGGAAACGACTCTTGAACTACTTCAATACTGTTGGTGTAAACAAGAACAAAAAGTTCCCACAGGCTGTAACGAACATGAAAGTGATCAGGGGAGAGCTGAGTGATGGCTCTGAAGATGTCAAAGAGATGTTGCTGCTTTTGTTGTCTTACTTTAATGATAAGGAAGACACAATGTTCTGTTATGTGGAGGACACCTGCCTGCCAGAGGAAGTACCGATGGGTCAAGTTCATCTGACTCCCAGCCTTGTTGTATgtggtaagtaaattttttcccaTTCTTTTAATTTGTCTTGTATCTCAAATTTTTTTCATCCACTCTTTGAGGTATTTGTACACCCCAGGtgaaaagtagtacacttccatacttaaagtgctctattttcgcacactaattttgtacttcaTATACTataaattcatctttagtactttttaagatgtttttaagattatctaagtgtacttcactgtgctattttgagacaccatgaatatgaactaaaatgcacttttaacatactatctctgtattaaaaatttttatttatttaacacttgTATTAAACACTTGTTTCCTACAAGTGGtaccaaaatacattttttaaatacatttttagcacattttagttcatatttatggtgtctcaaaaaaCACAGTTAAATACACTTagatgtttttaagattatcttaagaagtactaaagaagaaCTTTTAGTATATTAGGTAAAAAAATTAGTACTCGAAAATAGAgtactttaagtacactatggaagtgtacttctttttcacctgggacaTTGGGATATTGTTGTGCAACGTGTTTTGCtgtatgtttaatgtaattttttttccttttaggTCGATCGTGTTTTTCTGCGAAGCGGTTCATGCTATGTGTGGATCAAAACATTGTTCACATCAATTTCCCCTCCTTCATTTCCGCAGTGTGCTTGATGTTTGGCAGCTATTACTGCTTTAATATACACTACCCATCACAGCTGGCATCAACTCTTGAGTTTATGCAGAGGTATGTGTTCTTCGATAGAACTATTTTGCTTTCTTGTTCCGAAAAAAATTACTGTAGCTGGCTGCTTGACTTAGGGCTACGGGGACTTTTTACGATTATATGTGGTTAATAGCCACTGTAGTAATATTTTCTtatttagggttaggtttaaAACTTCAAGGCCTGGTTTCAAAGACAAGGTTTAGCTTAATAGGATAGTTcggacaaaaatggtaattaacttatgatttactcaccctcaagccatccaagatgcatatgtccctcatttttcagacaaacacatttccagttatttttaaaaatgtcctacATCTTCCAATTTTAAGTGTACAAATATTAGGTCCACCTCCTTCAAGCCCAAAGAATGTGCCTCTAtcattttacaaaaatatttttttttttttaattttaaaatttatCCAGGGGGAtaaataaaggccttctgaggttAATCCACGATTTTCTcttagaaatatccatattcaAAACTTTACAAAGGAAAATGACAAGCGTCTGGTAATGCCACCCTCTTAGTCTCCTCTGCATGCCCCCCTCTGTTTTAGCGTAGTGTACACACTTTTTGTTGCAACATACCACAAATGCGGAGGCAAAACAACCCTCCACATTTGTCATAAGTCACTAAGAAATGTGCGTACACTACACTAAAACACTCTTCTGAATGCAGAGGAGACTGAGATGGCGGCATTATGGCAGGCTACATATTTTCGTTTGTATAGTTTTAAACATGGACATTTCTCTTTCAAAATCATATCAGTTAGCCACATAAAGCCTTTATTCGTCCTCCggagctgtgtggattacttttgtgaaggatggttGCACATTCTTTGGGCTTAAAGAAGGTTGAGCCCATATTAAGTTCTTATAAAGATTGGAATAGATcgaaatttttaaaaatatctgaataTCTGAAACAGACGCATGAGTGCTGCAAACATTGCTTTACAGGTTGCAGAAGAAGGTCAGATAGTCCGTGCTCAGACCATACGCAGCAGACTGCAACAGTTTGGTTTGCATGACCAACACCACACATGCTGGACTCCATCTGAGCCAAACAAGTTTATGTTTAAGTTTTGTCTCATAGACCACAGGACATGGTTCCAGTAATTCATCCTCTTGGACAAGTTGTCTTGGGCAAACTGTTTGTTTGCTTTCTTGTGACCTATTTTCAGAAGAGGCTTCCATCTGGGATGATGGCCATTCAAACCCTTATTGTTGCAGTGTGCTGTGTTTGGTCTGAGCACTGACAGTCTGAACTTCCGCTTCTGTACTGTAACTCAGTTTTATGATGTTACCTTTCTTCTTATAGCCTTGGCCATCTTTGTGGAAAGCAACAATTATATTTTGCAAATCCTTGGAATTTTTTGTCATGAGGTGCCATGTTCAACATCCAGTGGTCTGTATGAGAGAATTGCATTCAAAGCATCAAATTTGAACAGTTCTAATACAAGACACACGCATTTGTATGGTTTGGTCAAGCAGATAAAAACATGAAGATGATGAATAGGACATGTGGCTTTGCATGGTTACATGATATACATCTATTATCACTTACAGTGTACTCACTTAATATTATTTGACAATAAGAGCTAGATTGTAGTATCTGAAGTATTGTCCCTTGAGAAGATATCCAAAAATATTTGCTGAAATGTGAGGGGTGTACTCAATTTTGTGGCATACTATATGTAGCTTGAGGGTGAGAGAAAATCatgggctaattttcatttttggccaaattaTGACTTTAAGCCAGTACTAGGCCTTGgttaaatttgttaaatatgtCGGAGACAAAACATTACTGATGCGCATCTTTAGACAAAAGTACATTATGGCACTGACACAGTTTTAAATATGTCTGTGAAACCATGGCCAAAactaattatttatatattgaaTAAAAAAAGTTACTGTTACTAACCTATTTAAAATTTGCCTCTCTTTTCCTCTCCAAAGGTGTTTTTTTTCCATCAACCCAGAGAAGGGCACTAAGGTGGAGAAGACAAACACATCACGTCTCCATGTAAACCCTAGAGTTCTGACCTTGATTCAGGAACTTTCAGATCATGAGTGGCGTGATGTCTAAAACTTTGAATATGGACTGAAGTCAATAAGATTTCTGACATGTAATGATGCGCCGTAGTCTTACCTTAACCGTTGGTTTCATCTCCTGTGTTTTGTTCTTAGGATTGGCCAGATCATTTCAGACAAAATTGATACAGACAAGTTTGTGTacaaataactttaatatttgtTAAATTTTCTGATTTGCCATCATCTACCTCAATTTAAAGAGCTTTTTGTAGATATTGGTATATTTGTTTCATTGCATGTAAAGAGGAAAATGCAGTGATCCTTAAAAGGTGTTAAAAGTTCTGTGCATTGAACACCCTTAATTGTTTTTTACGGAAGAGggattagggccactggtgaatttttttttttaattctgactttaattttctgaattctgactttaaactcagaatttgaattatgactttattctcagaattctgactttaatctcagaattctgagattaaagtcagaattctgagaatgaagtcagaattcaaatatttttttcaccagtggccctaatcctcttccgtGGTTTTTAATAGTTTAAAGAGAAAAGCTTATTTCTTTCATTGACTCTCTATGTCTTTTTCTCTTTGAGTCAGTGATGATCAagataatcatttttttttgtagatGATGTTTGggttgtttgtaaaaaaaagtacagTACACATTACAAATTTGTATGTTAACAAATGACAGATGTTTTGTCCACTAATTTGATGTGAATAAATTGTTCCAAAGCCATTTTCATGATTATTTTGAGAGAGCAGCAGCCTTtttctgtaaaataataatatatttttgtataaattcacttaaaatatatgtatttattacaaTGAAAACATGTAAATTAATCAGGTGTTTTACAAAAATATGGTGGCAAAGCAGCAGCCTTTTTTCTGTGAAATAAacctatattttttaataaatatactcaaaaatgtatgtatttattacaGTGAAACCAAGTAAATTCACCAGGTATttcacaaaataattttgatgAAGCAGCAGCCTTTTTCTGTGAAATAAACCTACATTTTTGaataaatatacttaaaatgtatgtatttattacaaTGAAAACATGTAAATTAATCAGGTGTTTCACAAAAATATGGTGGCAAAGCAGCAGCCTTTTTCTGTGAAATAAACctatatttttgaataaatatacttaaaatgtatgtttttcttACAGTGAAACCATGTAAATTCACCAGGTATTTCACAAAATCATTTTGATGAAGCAGCAGCCTTTTTCTGTGAAATAAACCTACATTTTTGaataaatatacttaaaatgtatgtttttgttACAGTGAAACCGTGTAAATTTACCAGGTATttcacaaaataattttgacaAAGCAGCAGCCTTTTTCTGTGAAATAAACctatatttttgaataaatatacttaaaatgtatgtatttcttAAAGTGAAAACAtgtaaattttacattttttcctCTTAAAGAGAATCTGTAATTTTTACCAAATTGTTCTGGCAACCACAGCTGCCAAAAagtttttgtaaaaacaacaagaaattttttacagtgtgacaTAATCATTGCATCCATGAATAATTTAGCAGCATTAAAAGTAAGTGCATTTCTAATATATCAAAAAATAAAGGTGACaaagaatgattgaacggagtatttatccttcttctgtgatgtgacatgtagacaaaaaagtttttgtttgggtctgtaatgccttagaagcttcctaaaaacctctctcagatagctctattagggtgggggattttaaacaagtggttttgcacctatttggctccccctactggcttaacttgcaatctcattactgattggctgactttgctaccattcaaaaaatgtagccaattattttaaagtggaggggcagttagatgcctgtgatgtcatacgcatcagtttttcagattgggctgttttctggctgacatttctaaaagaggaatttctatgagactgagatgtttagcatgttagtgtcatgatttcggtcttattggccgctttgtctttgtttcaccatgtgttgtgttgtgtttatgttttgacagctccacacgtgcgcgccttccacctggtgacctcattatctccgactcttctcaccggcgtcccacacctgatccttattatttgcccatccggtttgatttaaattcccctcgtttcctctgttctttgcaagttcgtctttgtatgtacatgcccgctagcctggctagttctagtcctgtcgTGTCGAGTGTCTGTTTGTAGTTTTGTCTGGATTAtttaccgtgctctctgctgccttacCTCTTCAGATTCCCCGTTCTGCTGCTGATCTCTCCCGTCTGGTGTGTCACCGTCAAGCCTCAGCTAACACTCTGTCAGTGGATTCTCCCAGCGCCTGCCCACTCCTTGCGCTGTCCGGCCGCAGTGCGCTTTcgggcgcgtaattctgcgCTTCTCTCGGACTGccagtgcgctgtccagcacgaACTCTGCTGAAGTCActgaccgcctctctctctctcgccgtGCCCCGCCAGGAACTCTCTCTGTGCCCCGTGACAGGTCGCTTCGAGTGTTGACGGATAGTGGATGTCCTACAGCCCTGCTGGGTTTCCCACTTTGAGTGTTTTGCCCTTACATGAAGACATTGAGTGTTTTTCTATTATACATACCCACAGACATTGAGTGTTTATCTATTATACATACCTTCTGACATACTTGTGTTTCTCATTAAACCCTCTGCATTGGGATTCCTGAATTGTGTCGTTCCTAACagttagcactttttgtatgtttgtgaatgcgggtagactaccattattcaacaaagacgaggtaaaaatggtttttcattctctgtcccctttaacaagATTAAACCTGACCATATTGCAGACTTTCAAAATATGTGCTTTGAAAGAGAGATTTGAATCAATTAAAATGCccaaatacttaaattgtgGCACAATACTAATGTTTTGCCCTGAGATTGTTATGTTTGACACAATATTACATTGTCTTTTTGTGAAAAACATTCCCACAGTTTTAACTACATTTAGTTGAAGACACGAACGGTTTAGCCAACCTGTAATCCGGTCCATAGCTGTAGTCAGTTTATCAGCAGCCAGTTTTTTTGTCTTGGCATGCACATAGATTACAGTATCATCCGCATACATTATTGTATTGATATCAGGGCAGACTGAGGGCAAATCATTGATATATAGGCTGAACAAAAGCGGGCCAAGAATAGATCCTTGTGGCACCCCTGTGCATAAATTAAGAGCTAATGAGCGATAGGTGTTCACAGAGACCTATTGAGTTCTACCAGTTAAGTATGACTCAAACCATTTGATAGCAgaagaagaaaaattaaaagtagAGAGTTTGGCAATAAGAACCTGATGGTTTACGGTGTCAAAAGCTTTACGAAGATCTAAAAACACAGCACCAACAACACCTCCCTTGTCAACCATTGCTCGTTAAAAGAAACAGTTTGCTGTTTCTGCAGAGTGATGGGCCCTGAAGCCAAACTGCATTGGATGAAGAGTGAATGGAATattattaagaaaaaaaacaagctGTTCTGATACACATTTTTCAGCAACCTTAGAGATCACGGGTAAAATACTAATTGGGCCGTAGTTAGATATATTCAGAGGGtcaattgatttaaaaatgagtTACAATTGCAGTCTTCC
This window of the Paramisgurnus dabryanus chromosome 10, PD_genome_1.1, whole genome shotgun sequence genome carries:
- the LOC135718184 gene encoding uncharacterized protein; the protein is MDTFLIPWDKLPEELIQIFERGNRPSPRMRREMVRVVVREMIQKNRCPSTKLSNEVAKKMVAKYPKSLQDVIEGEVVGLGYHSLAKQLQYRIENVKRCTTPKIRKRKCCSDESDTNEISPEQRAAMQDTYGCINWHLKFLPLGETKESQREKKEQLKRMFLRTETNAEEVKHLMKLTFYTQRKQVNQGENMKHLLKEWPFWFSELGMTVHFKELTGIGLIETFTRNVVLKGKRLLNYFNTVGVNKNKKFPQAVTNMKVIRGELSDGSEDVKEMLLLLLSYFNDKEDTMFCYVEDTCLPEEVPMGQVHLTPSLVVCGRSCFSAKRFMLCVDQNIVHINFPSFISAVCLMFGSYYCFNIHYPSQLASTLEFMQRCFFSINPEKGTKVEKTNTSRLHVNPRVLTLIQELSDHEWRDV